A genomic window from Cryobacterium sp. SO2 includes:
- a CDS encoding HNH endonuclease signature motif containing protein has protein sequence MATPDATPAEAIRAVIDPLIENEKVIAAGYAERARLLAELDRLGRQPRIIRGLCGDPVESGRDDPDTQAHGPSWNDEELARRCMAAEAAGVLRVTSTTAGSMVFNAARLTDDLPRFHSALTRGSITWGHAMKMLDLTEGLPEEILPVFEATVLPAAETLTSTQFVRVAGRILDRIHPVPLQERADAGFVKRRVVMKPDVDGMAWLNAYLKADDAQAIYDRLTLIATEVTDDADTDPATGTDANAPGRTKDQRRADAYRDLLLDGVGPTGLGHGIRGTVRLTVPALTLLDRSDEPAILEGYGPIDPETARQIAGTATSWTRVLTHPETGCRLSVGREQYAPPADMRRYLQIRDQTCQGIGCSRRATLSEIDHTQPWNTGGATSVDNLVHLCKPCHRLKHQSSFSTSQGPGGALTWTTPGGKKYSSAPARTDPATYESHPPGSPRTGTRRPAAEEPPPF, from the coding sequence ATGGCCACCCCAGATGCCACACCCGCAGAAGCGATCAGAGCGGTCATCGACCCGCTGATCGAGAACGAGAAGGTGATCGCCGCCGGGTACGCCGAGCGTGCCCGGCTCCTGGCCGAACTGGACCGGCTCGGCCGCCAGCCCCGCATCATCCGCGGGCTCTGCGGTGACCCGGTTGAGTCCGGCCGGGACGACCCCGACACGCAAGCGCACGGGCCGTCCTGGAACGACGAGGAACTCGCCCGCCGCTGCATGGCCGCCGAAGCCGCCGGGGTGCTGCGCGTCACCAGCACCACGGCGGGCAGCATGGTCTTCAACGCCGCCCGCCTCACCGACGACCTCCCCCGATTCCACTCCGCGCTGACCCGGGGCAGCATCACCTGGGGTCACGCGATGAAGATGCTCGACCTCACCGAGGGTCTGCCCGAGGAGATCCTGCCCGTCTTCGAAGCGACGGTGCTGCCCGCAGCGGAGACGCTCACCTCCACCCAGTTCGTGCGGGTCGCCGGCCGCATCCTCGACCGGATACACCCGGTGCCCCTGCAGGAGCGCGCGGACGCCGGCTTCGTGAAGCGTCGCGTGGTGATGAAGCCCGACGTCGACGGCATGGCCTGGCTGAACGCGTACCTCAAGGCCGACGACGCTCAGGCGATCTACGACCGGCTGACCCTCATCGCCACAGAGGTCACAGACGACGCCGATACCGACCCGGCGACGGGCACCGACGCGAACGCTCCTGGTCGCACGAAGGACCAGCGCCGCGCGGACGCCTACCGCGACCTGCTCCTGGACGGCGTCGGCCCCACCGGGCTCGGCCACGGCATCCGCGGAACCGTGCGCCTCACGGTGCCGGCGCTGACGCTGCTGGACCGGAGCGACGAACCGGCGATTCTCGAGGGCTACGGACCCATCGACCCCGAGACCGCGCGGCAGATCGCGGGCACCGCGACCAGCTGGACGCGGGTCCTCACCCACCCCGAGACCGGCTGCCGCCTCTCCGTGGGCCGGGAGCAGTACGCGCCGCCGGCGGACATGCGCCGCTACCTTCAGATCCGCGACCAAACCTGCCAAGGAATCGGCTGCAGCCGACGGGCCACGCTCAGCGAGATCGACCATACCCAGCCCTGGAACACCGGCGGCGCGACCAGCGTCGACAACCTCGTGCACCTCTGCAAACCCTGCCACCGGCTCAAACACCAATCCAGCTTCAGCACCAGCCAAGGCCCCGGCGGCGCCCTCACCTGGACCACCCCCGGCGGCAAGAAATACAGCTCCGCACCCGCAAGAACCGACCCCGCCACATACGAGAGCCACCCACCCGGCTCGCCTCGTACCGGCACCCGGAGACCAGCGGCTGAGGAACCCCCGCCGTTCTAA
- a CDS encoding sulfite oxidase-like oxidoreductase, with protein MGIVSPGFFGRRRRDDPALPPGQYLTEGFPVLSAGPTPRIAPDEWEFTITTETDQVHRWSWDEFLALKQDDVTQDIHCVTSWSKLGTSWRGVSLDTLFESVESDCEFTMAHSYGGYTTNVPLDDLLGGKAWIAHEFDGETLEPAHGGPARLLVPHLYFWKSAKWVRGLEMLRQDEPGFWESNGYHMYGDPWREERYW; from the coding sequence ATGGGCATTGTCTCCCCCGGCTTTTTCGGCCGCCGCCGCCGTGACGATCCGGCGCTGCCTCCCGGCCAATACCTCACCGAGGGCTTCCCGGTACTGTCGGCCGGCCCCACCCCGCGCATCGCCCCCGACGAGTGGGAATTCACCATCACCACCGAGACCGACCAGGTGCACCGCTGGAGCTGGGACGAGTTCCTCGCGCTCAAACAGGATGACGTGACCCAGGACATCCACTGCGTGACGAGCTGGTCGAAGCTCGGCACCAGCTGGCGCGGCGTCTCGCTCGACACGCTCTTCGAATCCGTCGAGTCCGACTGCGAGTTCACCATGGCGCACTCCTACGGCGGCTACACCACCAATGTGCCCCTCGACGACCTGCTCGGCGGCAAGGCCTGGATCGCTCACGAGTTCGACGGTGAAACCCTGGAACCGGCCCACGGCGGCCCGGCCCGGCTGCTCGTGCCGCACCTGTATTTCTGGAAGAGCGCCAAATGGGTGCGCGGCCTGGAGATGCTGCGCCAGGACGAACCCGGCTTCTGGGAGAGCAACGGGTACCACATGTACGGCGACCCGTGGCGCGAAGAGCGTTACTGGTGA
- a CDS encoding ferredoxin reductase, giving the protein MRTGWNVAEVIGVTQETRTARTLRLRLPGLTGHRPGQHVDVRLTAEDGYTAVRSYSVASALPGDELELTVEELDDGEVSPYLVHQVAVGDQLEVRGPVGGWFVWDPADPSPVQLIAGGSGVVPLMAMIRAHAAASPGSTAPFRLLYSVRSPDSGYYSAELDELARSPLLSVTYVYTREAPAGSGITPHRLDAATLLAAVLPVDDHPAFFICGATAFVETVADWLVRAGYPADRIKTERYGGTGSRP; this is encoded by the coding sequence GTGAGAACCGGCTGGAACGTTGCGGAGGTGATCGGTGTGACCCAGGAGACCAGGACCGCCCGCACCCTGCGGCTGCGCCTGCCCGGACTCACCGGGCACCGGCCCGGCCAGCACGTCGACGTGCGCCTCACCGCAGAGGACGGCTACACGGCGGTGCGCTCCTATTCGGTGGCCTCCGCGCTGCCCGGCGACGAGCTCGAGCTCACGGTGGAAGAACTCGACGACGGCGAGGTGTCACCGTATCTGGTGCATCAGGTGGCCGTGGGCGACCAGCTCGAGGTACGCGGGCCCGTTGGCGGCTGGTTCGTCTGGGATCCGGCCGACCCGTCGCCCGTGCAGCTCATCGCCGGCGGCTCAGGAGTGGTGCCGTTGATGGCCATGATCCGGGCCCACGCCGCGGCGAGCCCCGGCAGCACGGCCCCGTTTCGACTGCTCTATTCGGTGCGCAGCCCCGACTCCGGCTACTACAGCGCAGAACTCGACGAGCTCGCGCGGTCCCCGCTGCTGTCGGTGACCTACGTGTACACCCGCGAAGCCCCGGCCGGCAGCGGCATCACCCCGCATCGGCTGGATGCGGCGACTCTGCTGGCCGCGGTGCTGCCGGTCGACGACCACCCGGCCTTCTTCATCTGCGGGGCCACGGCCTTCGTCGAGACCGTGGCCGACTGGCTCGTTCGCGCCGGCTACCCGGCCGACCGGATCAAGACCGAACGATACGGCGGGACGGGGAGCCGACCGTGA
- a CDS encoding DUF6510 family protein: MTGPGDDGDAGSDYLDGNAAAGPLSEVFAVDVTVASGRCAHCGRTGELATARVYPNSHGLLLRCPGCAEILLRLVDTGHSLAVDLHGMSYLELQRDAPGSQQKPSPAA, from the coding sequence GTGACCGGCCCGGGCGACGACGGTGACGCCGGCTCCGACTACCTCGACGGCAACGCCGCTGCGGGCCCCCTGAGCGAGGTCTTCGCCGTCGACGTCACGGTCGCCAGCGGTCGGTGTGCCCACTGCGGCCGCACCGGGGAACTCGCCACCGCCCGGGTCTACCCGAACTCGCACGGGCTGCTGCTGCGCTGCCCGGGGTGCGCCGAGATCCTGCTCAGGCTGGTCGACACCGGCCACAGTCTCGCTGTCGACCTGCACGGAATGAGCTACCTGGAACTGCAGCGGGACGCCCCGGGTTCTCAGCAAAAACCGTCCCCTGCCGCCTAG
- a CDS encoding MarP family serine protease, protein MQGSVILDVILIVLLVASLGAGYRSGLIGSISGILGLVAGAVAAYFVVPLVPTWVPAAEWRTPASIAAALLLVIGGLTIGESIGRALRRRTPRKLRGIDRLFGAVVGVAAAAAVVSMVAFSVGALGIPVLTSAIASSGVVRTIDSVTPVPVKSFLAQLRSTVVDDGLPVIADAFGGQSPTLPEAQLDNAVLDTAAESVLRITGNAVACGQSQSGSGFVIAPERVLTNAHVVAGVTNAVVEVPGAGALTGEIVYFDPVDDLAIIAVPGLSAAPLTMQDDLAVDSEGVSLGYPFGGPFDSDPARVMSVGPQLVADIYGQSPTPRAVYTLAADVQQGESGGPLLSADGKVAGVIFAKAANTANVGYALAMEEVAPVVDQAAGLSGAVASGTCIQS, encoded by the coding sequence ATGCAGGGTTCGGTCATCCTCGACGTCATTCTCATCGTGCTGCTCGTGGCCAGCCTCGGCGCCGGCTACCGGAGCGGCCTGATCGGCAGCATCAGCGGCATCCTGGGCCTCGTGGCCGGCGCCGTCGCCGCCTACTTCGTAGTGCCCCTGGTGCCCACCTGGGTGCCGGCCGCCGAGTGGCGTACCCCCGCCTCGATCGCCGCGGCCCTGCTGCTCGTGATCGGCGGCCTCACGATCGGCGAGTCGATCGGGCGTGCCCTCCGCCGCCGCACCCCGCGCAAGCTCCGCGGCATCGACAGGCTCTTCGGTGCCGTCGTCGGGGTGGCCGCCGCCGCCGCCGTGGTGTCGATGGTCGCGTTCAGCGTCGGCGCTCTCGGCATCCCGGTGCTCACCTCGGCGATCGCCTCCTCCGGCGTGGTTCGCACCATCGATTCCGTCACCCCGGTGCCGGTCAAGAGTTTCCTGGCCCAACTGCGCTCCACAGTCGTCGACGACGGCCTGCCCGTGATCGCGGATGCCTTCGGTGGCCAGTCCCCCACCCTGCCGGAGGCGCAGCTCGACAATGCCGTCCTCGACACGGCCGCGGAGTCGGTGCTACGGATAACGGGCAACGCCGTGGCCTGCGGGCAGAGTCAGTCCGGCTCCGGATTCGTCATCGCTCCCGAGCGCGTGCTGACCAACGCGCACGTGGTGGCCGGGGTCACCAATGCCGTCGTCGAGGTGCCCGGTGCCGGCGCGCTCACCGGCGAGATCGTCTACTTCGACCCGGTCGACGACCTCGCCATCATCGCCGTGCCCGGCCTGTCCGCGGCACCACTGACCATGCAGGACGACCTCGCCGTCGACAGCGAGGGTGTGAGCCTGGGTTACCCCTTCGGCGGCCCGTTCGACTCCGACCCGGCCAGGGTGATGTCGGTCGGCCCACAGCTCGTGGCCGACATCTACGGCCAGTCGCCCACCCCGCGCGCGGTGTACACCCTCGCCGCCGACGTGCAGCAGGGCGAATCGGGCGGGCCACTGCTCAGCGCTGACGGCAAGGTCGCCGGTGTCATCTTCGCCAAGGCGGCCAACACCGCCAACGTGGGTTACGCCCTGGCTATGGAAGAGGTCGCGCCCGTCGTGGACCAGGCCGCCGGCCTGTCCGGCGCCGTCGCCTCCGGCACCTGCATCCAGAGCTGA
- a CDS encoding RNase H family protein, whose product MTITAAADGSALGNPGPAGWAWYIDDNNWAAGGWKHATNNQGELKAVLELFRATAHVDDDLLVLCDSQYVINSITKWMRGWKAKGWRKADGKPVLNLDLLQEIDEALVGRKYRFEWVKGHANHPLNEAADSRARAVSEAYQRNGAIRTGPGFVAGGPVPAAPATAAKAAPVKAAPVTAAAPRASAPLGLFDLEVDRPHTVQVALSAEELGRLKRRAATRGVSPEELLRDLI is encoded by the coding sequence ATGACTATTACTGCCGCCGCTGACGGATCCGCCCTCGGAAACCCGGGACCGGCCGGCTGGGCCTGGTACATCGACGACAACAACTGGGCCGCGGGCGGCTGGAAGCACGCCACGAACAACCAGGGCGAACTCAAGGCCGTGCTCGAGCTGTTCCGCGCCACCGCCCACGTCGACGACGACCTGCTCGTGCTCTGCGACAGCCAGTACGTGATCAACTCGATCACCAAGTGGATGCGCGGATGGAAGGCCAAGGGCTGGCGCAAGGCCGACGGCAAGCCCGTGCTGAACCTCGACCTGCTTCAGGAGATCGACGAGGCCCTGGTGGGCCGGAAGTACCGCTTCGAATGGGTGAAGGGCCACGCCAACCACCCGCTCAACGAGGCCGCGGACTCCCGCGCCCGCGCGGTCTCCGAGGCCTACCAGCGGAACGGCGCCATCCGCACCGGTCCCGGCTTCGTGGCCGGCGGGCCCGTGCCCGCTGCACCGGCCACCGCGGCGAAGGCTGCACCTGTCAAGGCTGCACCGGTCACGGCCGCCGCACCACGCGCATCCGCCCCACTGGGGCTGTTCGACCTCGAGGTCGACCGCCCACACACGGTTCAGGTGGCGCTCAGCGCGGAGGAGCTCGGCCGGCTCAAGCGCCGGGCCGCCACTCGCGGCGTCAGCCCGGAAGAACTGCTCCGCGACCTGATCTGA
- a CDS encoding sugar porter family MFS transporter has translation MDSTRGARAEEPIGVGSSGCSPATAHPTTGEAAMTETTEKTTTEPIKPSTNRKVIALAIAGAFGGFLFGFDSSVINGAVEAITGQFGLTEALTGFAVASALLGAATGAFLGGRLADRFGRIPVMLIGAIVFFASSVGSGLAFNVVDLIVWRVLGGIGIGLASVVAPAYIAEISPRQMRGRLGSLQQLAITIGIFAALLSDAVFATTAGGASEMFWWGLEAWRWMFLVSAIPALIYGVIALLLPESPRYLVLHDKEQKAREVLVRVWPNGDVDREIRDMKASIEDDVKAKRTGSLRGPVLGLKPIVWVGIILSVFQQFVGINVIFYYSTTLWSAVGFEESSSLAISVATSVTNILVTLVAIALVDRIGRRPILLTGSIGMTVSLAAMAVAFSQSVTTDGELALPGAWGPIALVAANVFVISFGASWGPVVWVLLGEIFPNTIRAKALGLAAAAQWIANFLITVTFPPMSAWSLPLTYGMYALFAGLSFLFVLTKVPETNGMSLDEANTLLPNKNAAKPKPQPKAKARR, from the coding sequence ATGGATAGCACGCGCGGTGCGCGGGCGGAAGAGCCGATTGGCGTAGGCTCGTCAGGTTGTTCACCAGCAACAGCACATCCGACGACGGGGGAAGCGGCGATGACCGAGACGACCGAGAAGACGACGACCGAGCCGATCAAGCCGTCCACGAACCGCAAAGTCATCGCGCTGGCCATCGCCGGCGCGTTCGGCGGCTTCCTGTTCGGGTTCGACTCCTCGGTCATCAACGGCGCGGTCGAGGCCATCACTGGCCAGTTCGGCCTCACCGAAGCCCTCACCGGGTTCGCCGTTGCCAGCGCCCTGCTCGGCGCCGCGACCGGCGCGTTCCTCGGCGGCCGGCTGGCCGACAGGTTCGGCCGCATCCCGGTGATGCTGATCGGCGCCATCGTGTTCTTCGCCAGCTCGGTCGGCTCCGGCCTCGCCTTCAACGTGGTCGACCTCATCGTCTGGCGGGTGCTCGGCGGCATCGGCATCGGCCTGGCCTCCGTGGTGGCGCCCGCCTACATCGCCGAGATCTCCCCGCGGCAGATGCGCGGCCGGCTCGGCTCGTTGCAGCAGCTGGCCATCACCATCGGTATCTTCGCCGCCCTGCTCTCGGACGCGGTGTTCGCCACGACGGCCGGCGGCGCGAGCGAGATGTTCTGGTGGGGCCTGGAGGCGTGGCGCTGGATGTTCCTGGTCAGCGCGATCCCGGCGCTCATCTACGGTGTGATCGCGCTGCTGCTGCCGGAGTCGCCGCGCTATCTGGTTCTGCACGACAAGGAGCAGAAGGCCCGCGAGGTGCTCGTCAGGGTGTGGCCGAACGGCGATGTCGACCGGGAGATCCGCGACATGAAGGCGTCGATCGAGGATGATGTGAAGGCCAAGCGCACCGGGTCGCTGCGCGGTCCGGTCCTCGGCCTCAAGCCCATCGTCTGGGTCGGCATCATCCTGTCGGTGTTCCAGCAGTTCGTGGGCATCAACGTGATCTTCTACTATTCGACCACGCTGTGGAGCGCCGTGGGCTTCGAAGAATCCAGCTCACTGGCGATCTCGGTGGCCACCTCGGTCACCAACATCCTGGTGACCCTGGTGGCCATCGCCCTCGTCGACCGCATCGGCCGTCGGCCCATCCTGCTCACCGGGTCGATCGGGATGACGGTGTCGCTGGCCGCCATGGCCGTCGCGTTCAGCCAGTCGGTCACGACCGACGGCGAGCTCGCCCTGCCCGGTGCCTGGGGCCCGATCGCGCTGGTCGCGGCGAACGTCTTCGTGATCTCCTTCGGCGCCTCCTGGGGGCCGGTGGTCTGGGTGCTGCTCGGGGAGATCTTCCCGAACACCATCCGCGCCAAGGCTCTCGGCCTGGCCGCGGCCGCGCAGTGGATCGCGAACTTCCTGATCACGGTGACGTTCCCGCCGATGTCGGCGTGGTCGCTGCCGCTCACCTACGGCATGTACGCCCTGTTCGCGGGGCTGTCGTTCCTGTTCGTGCTCACCAAGGTGCCGGAGACCAACGGCATGTCACTGGACGAGGCGAACACCCTGCTGCCCAACAAGAACGCGGCGAAGCCGAAGCCTCAGCCGAAAGCGAAGGCGCGCCGCTAG
- a CDS encoding DUF429 domain-containing protein produces the protein MTRFLGVDLAWAEGTAAKPANESGLACIDETGQVIDAGWARGIDDVVDWIQSLVEPGAVLAIDAPLVVNNPTGMRVCERETGSRYGRWHVSANASNQALPRLGGVSLRRRLEERGWTYTDGLDPVEPGAASFFECYPYTTLVGAAEFGYDDKRPRYKRMGSALPIVDRRAARAVVCDDLIERMWRLTDAAPPLDLSTHEATDTLVTEPTPLTDTAYKHREDLIDALLSAWTASLWHRHGTARSQVLGASDPLVVDGRRGTIIAPARLEQRRGADAVRAAELSRRVSEPEASAPSPVR, from the coding sequence ATGACGCGATTCCTCGGGGTGGATCTGGCCTGGGCAGAGGGCACGGCGGCGAAGCCGGCCAACGAGAGCGGCCTCGCCTGCATCGACGAGACCGGCCAGGTGATCGACGCCGGCTGGGCCCGCGGCATCGACGACGTCGTCGACTGGATCCAGTCGCTGGTCGAGCCCGGTGCCGTGCTGGCCATCGACGCGCCACTGGTGGTGAACAACCCCACCGGCATGCGCGTGTGCGAACGCGAGACCGGGTCCAGGTACGGGCGCTGGCACGTGTCCGCGAACGCCTCCAATCAGGCGTTGCCCCGCCTGGGCGGTGTGAGTCTGCGCCGCCGGTTGGAGGAGCGCGGCTGGACCTACACCGACGGGCTCGACCCGGTTGAGCCGGGTGCGGCGAGCTTTTTCGAGTGCTACCCGTATACGACCCTGGTGGGTGCCGCGGAGTTCGGATACGACGACAAACGCCCCCGCTACAAGCGCATGGGCTCCGCACTGCCGATCGTGGACCGCCGCGCCGCGCGCGCCGTGGTGTGCGACGACCTGATCGAACGGATGTGGCGGCTCACCGACGCCGCGCCCCCGCTGGATCTGAGCACTCACGAGGCCACCGACACTCTGGTCACCGAGCCCACGCCACTCACCGACACCGCCTACAAGCACCGCGAAGACCTCATCGACGCGCTGCTCAGCGCCTGGACGGCGTCCCTCTGGCACCGGCACGGCACCGCGCGCAGCCAGGTGCTCGGCGCTTCGGATCCGCTCGTGGTGGACGGCCGCCGGGGCACAATCATCGCGCCGGCGCGGCTCGAGCAGCGCCGCGGCGCGGATGCGGTGCGGGCGGCCGAGCTCAGCAGAAGAGTCAGTGAACCGGAAGCCAGCGCCCCTTCACCCGTTCGGTGA